The following are from one region of the Quercus robur chromosome 1, dhQueRobu3.1, whole genome shotgun sequence genome:
- the LOC126716878 gene encoding receptor-like protein 46: MAKLSLLLAFFIFFTPSLCCPEDQKQALLQFKSSLIKTTSSSSLESLLFELESWNSSSDCCNWDRVTCSTGLHSRVVIGLHLDSLLFMQSMEPIVVASTILTPLFRIRSLELLDMSSNHIQGELPGNSFTNLSKLVYLDLKNNLFDGSIPSQVFHLRYLQYLDISSNSFHGILSGEVGSLQNLRVLKLDANFLGGNIPKEIGNMTKLQRLYFRSNKFFGEIPSSILDLKNLEELDLRDNFLSMEIPSFIGNLSNITTLALSNNKLTGKIPSSIQKLTKLETLQLENNFLSGEIPSWLFNIKGMKRLFLGGNYLTWNSNAKIVPKCMLSQLSMKSCGLSGEIPYWISKQKTLEFLDLSKNKLEGLFPQWLVEMEVGSIILSDNRFTGSLPPRLFRSRSLSVLSLSRNNFSGELPNNIGNASAIMILMLAGNHFSGKVPQSISNIYRLLLLDLSSNRFSGNLPDFSSNVLLGYIDFSSNEFSGEIPTKFSQETRILALGQNKFTGSFPRNLTSMSQLEHLDIHDNKIQGEFPEFISQISTLQVLNLRNTTLQGSIPDGISNLSSLRILDLSNNHLVGNIPTKFGNLIGMIETQEKFSSLSDIFSFSIEFNDLIVNWKKSKQGLSSHNIELYSLLDLSMNQLSGEIPVSLGRLKGLKILNISHNIFFGKVPVTLGDLESLESLDLSHNKLSGIIPQSLVKLQQLSVLDVSNNELTGKIPIGGQMDTMNDPNIFANNSGLCGMQIQVPCSEELSPTKPSKHESKKTWFLLEGMGFGYSTGFFVTVGILYLTGYFVPALAPNC; the protein is encoded by the coding sequence ATGGCCAAACTCAGCCTGCTACTagcatttttcatctttttcaccCCTTCTCTTTGTTGTCCTGAAGATCAAAAACAAGCCCTTCTCCAGTTTAAATCTTCTCTCATTAAAACTACTAGTTCTTCTTCATTAGAAAGCTTATTGTTTGAGTTAGAGTCATGGAATTCAAGCTCAGATTGTTGCAACTGGGACAGAGTCACTTGTAGTACTGGCTTACATTCCAGGGTTGTGATTGGTCTACATCTTGACTCCCTTCTCTTCATGCAATCTATGGAGCCCATTGTGGTGGCTTCCACCATCTTGACTCCACTCTTTCGCATTAGAAGCCTGGAACTGCTTGACATGTCCTCAAATCACATACAAGGAGAATTGCCAGGCAACAGCTTTACCAATTTGAGCAAATTGGTTTATCTTGACTTGAAGAATAATCTCTTTGATGGCTCCATTCCCTCTCAAGTTTTTCACTTGAGGTACCTTCAATATCTTGATATAAGTAGCAATTCATTCCACGGTATTCTTAGTGGGGAAGTGGGCTCTCTTCAAAACTTGAGGGTATTGAAGCTGGACGCAAATTTTCTTGGTGGAAATATCCCTAAGGAGATAGGGAACATGACAAAGTTGCAGCGATTGTATTTTCGCAGCAACAAGTTTTTTGGTGAAATTCCGTCTTCAATTTTGGATTTGAAGAATTTGGAAGAATTGGACTTGAGGGACAATTTCTTGTCAATGGAGATTCCTTCTTTTATTGGCAATCTATCCAACATAACTACTTTAGCTTTGAGCAACAACAAGTTGACAGGTAAAATTCCATCATCCATACAGAAATTGACGAAGTTAGAAACACTTCAGTTGGAAAATAACTTTCTCAGTGGAGAAATTCCATCTTGGTTGTTTAATATCAAGGGCATGAAGCGTCTTTTTCTTGGAGGGAATTATCTAACTTGGAATAGCAACGCAAAGATAGTGCCAAAGTGTATGCTATCTCAATTGTCTATGAAGTCTTGTGGTCTTTCAGGAGAAATCCCATATTGGATTTCCAAACAAAAGACTCTTGAATTTTTGGACTTGAGTAAGAACAAGCTAGAAGGTTTGTTCCCACAATGGCTTGTTGAAATGGAAGTAGGAAGTATAATTCTATCAGATAACAGGTTTACAGGTTCtttgccacctcgtctcttCAGATCTCGAAGTTTATCAGTTCTTTCCCTATCCCGGAACAACTTTTCTGGAGAACTGCCAAACAATATTGGTAATGCTTCTGCAATCATGATTCTCATGTTGGCTGGTAACCATTTTTCAGGGAAGGTACCTCAATCTATCTCCAATATTTATCGCCTCCTATTACTAGACTTGTCAAGCAATAGATTTTCTGGAAACTTACCAGATTTTAGCTCCAATGTATTACTTGGATACATTGACTTTTCTTCAAATGAATTCTCTGGAGAAATTCCAACAAAATTTTCCCAAGAAACTAGAATTCTTGCATTAGGACAAAATAAGTTTACTGGCAGCTTCCCTAGAAACTTGACTAGTATGAGCCAGCTTGAACACCTAGATATCCATGATAATAAAATCCAAGGTGAATTCCCAGAGTTTATTAGCCAAATCTCAACCCTTCAAGTCCTAAATTTACGAAATACCACACTCCAAGGTTCTATTCCTGATGGTATTTCCAATCTTAGTAGTCTTAGGATTCTTGACCTTTCAaacaaccatcttgttggcaaTATCCCTACAAAGTTCGGAAATCTTATTGGTATGATTGAAACACaagaaaaattttcatcactctCTGATATTTTCTCATTCTCGATCGAGTTTAATGATCTGATAGTAAATTGGAAAAAGTCGAAGCAAGGTCTCTCGAGCCACAACATTGAGCTCTACTCTTTGTTAGACTTGTCAATGAACCAACTTTCTGGTGAAATCCCAGTATCATTAGGCAGATTGAAGGGTTTAAAGATTCTCAACATCTCACATAACATCTTCTTTGGTAAGGTACCAGTAACCCTTGGTGATTTAGAGAGTTTAGAGAGTTTAGACTTGTCACATAACAAACTATCAGGCATAATTCCCCAATCACTAGTAAAGTTGCAACAATTGTCTGTGTTGGATGTGAGTAATAATGAGCTTACAGGTAAGATTCCAATTGGTGGCCAAATGGACACAATGAATGATCCAAACATTTTTGCCAACAATAGTGGTTTGTGCGGAATGCAAATTCAGGTGCCATGTTCAGAAGAACTATCACCAACAAAACCATCAAAGCATGAGAGTAAGAAGACATGGTTCTTATTGGAAGGAATGGGGTTTGGATATTCAACTGGCTTCTTTGTAACTGTTGGAATCTTATATCTTACGGGGTATTTTGTTCCAGCACTAGCTCCAAATTGTTGA
- the LOC126716885 gene encoding lipid phosphate phosphatase 2-like isoform X1: MAWRNIRSLFTFSNVRNSFQLSRYRKVELGAPAHTIKSHGAALAMNHKHDWLILLFLAMIEVTLIVTHPFRRFVGKDMMEDLKYPMKDNTVPVWSVPMYAVLLPIVIFLLVYIRRGDVYDLHHSTLGLLFSVLVTAVITDAIKDAVGRPRPDFFYRCFPDGKEFYDQLGNVICHGKASDIKEGHKSFPSGHTSWSFAGLGFLSFYLSGKIQAFDRKGHVAKLCIIFLPLLVASLIGVSRVNDYWHHWQDVFAGGLLGLIVAAFCYRQFFPNPYDDDGWGPYAYFKAMEESRCNTNTSNNMTAPDVQAQGIQVVNQPGRQNGGAVGNLSSAQDAMESGRSL, encoded by the exons ATGGCGTGGCGAAATATAAGATCGCTCTTTACCTTCTCGAATGTTCGGAATTCCTTTCAG CTGAGCAGATATAGAAAAGTTGAGCTTGGGGCACCGGCACACACTATTAAATCTCATGGCGCTGCTCTTGCTATGAATCACAAGCATGATTGGCTTATATTGCTGTTTCTTGCAATGATAGAAGTCACTCTAATTGTCACTCATCCATTTCGCCGCTTTGTGGGAAAGGATATGATGGAAGACCTTAAGTATCCTATGAAAGACAACACAGTTCCTGTATGGTCCGTTCCT ATGTATGCAGTTCTGTTGCCTATTGTCATCTTCCTTCTCGTCTATATTCGTAGGGGAGATGTGTATGATTTGCACCACAGCACTCTTG GTCTCTTATTTTCTGTGCTGGTTACTGCGGTGATTACGGATGCAATAAAAGATGCAGTTGGCCGGCCTCGACCAGACTTCTTTTATCGTTGCTTTCCTGATGGAAAGGAA ttttatgaTCAATTGGGAAATGTAATCTGCCATGGTAAAGCTAGTGATATAAAGGAAGGGCACAAGAGTTTCCCAAGTGGTCACACTTCAT GGTCCTTTGCAGGCTTAGGttttttgtcattttacttGTCTGGAAAAATTCAAGCATTTGATCGCAAAGGGCATGTGGCAAAACTATGTATAATTTTCCTTCCGCTACTTGTCGCATCCCTTATTGGTGTCTCACGAGTTAATGACTACTGGCACCATTGGCAAGATGTGTTTGCTGGAGGTTTGCTAG GGCTAATTGTGGCAGCATTTTGCTATCGACAATTCTTCCCAAACCCTTATGATGACGATG GATGGGGCCCTTATGCATATTTTAAAGCTATGGAGGAGTCACGTTGCAATACAAACACGTCCAATAATATGACTGCACCTGATGTGCAGGCCCAAGGGATTCAGGTTGTGAACCAACCGGGAAGACAAAATGGTGGGGCAGTAGGCAATCTAAGCTCTGCCCAGGATGCAATGGAATCAGGGAGatcattgtga
- the LOC126716885 gene encoding lipid phosphate phosphatase 2-like isoform X3 codes for MAWRNIRSLFTFSNVRNTFQLSRYRKVELGAPAHTIKSHGAALAMNHKHDWLILLFLAMIEVTLMIIHPFYRFVGKDMMEDLKYPMKANTVPGWSVPMYAILLPIAIFLLVYIRRGDVYDLHHSTLGLLFSVLVTAVITDAMKDAVGRPRPDFFYRCFPDGKEFYDQLGNVICHGKASDIKEGHKSFPSGHTSAAFAGLGFLSFYLSGKIQAFDRRGHVAKLCIIFLPLLVASLIGVSRVIDYWHHWQDVFAGGLLGLVVAAFCYRQFFPNPYDDDGWGPYAYFKAMEESRCNTNTSNNMTAPDVQAQGIQVVNQPGRQNGGAVGNLSSAQDAMESGRSL; via the exons ATGGCGTGGCGAAATATAAGATCGCTCTTTACCTTCTCGAATGTTCGGAATACCTTTCAG CTGAGCAGATATAGAAAAGTTGAGCTTGGGGCACCGGCACACACTATTAAATCTCATGGCGCTGCTCTTGCTATGAATCACAAGCATGATTGGCTTATATTGCTGTTTCTTGCAATGATAGAAGTCACTCTAATGATCATTCATCCATTTTACCGCTTTGTGGGAAAGGATATGATGGAAGACCTTAAGTATCCTATGAAAGCCAACACAGTTCCTGGATGGTCCGTTCCT ATGTATGCAATTCTGTTGCCTATTGCCATCTTCCTTCTCGTCTATATTCGTAGGGGAGATGTGTATGATTTGCACCACAGCACTCTTG GTCTCTTATTTTCTGTGCTGGTTACTGCGGTGATTACGGATGCAATGAAAGATGCAGTTGGCCGGCCTCGACCAGACTTCTTTTATCGTTGCTTTCCTGATGGAAAGGAA ttttatgaTCAATTGGGAAATGTAATCTGCCATGGTAAAGCTAGTGATATAAAGGAAGGGCACAAGAGTTTCCCAAGTGGTCACACTTCAG CGGCCTTTGCAGGCTTAGGttttttgtcattttacttGTCTGGAAAAATTCAAGCATTTGATCGCAGAGGGCATGTGGCAAAACTATGTATAATTTTCCTTCCGCTACTTGTCGCGTCCCTTATTGGTGTCTCACGAGTTATTGACTACTGGCACCATTGGCAAGATGTGTTTGCTGGAGGTTTGCTAG GGCTAGTTGTGGCAGCATTTTGCTATCGACAATTCTTCCCAAACCCTTATGATGACGATG GATGGGGCCCATATGCATATTTTAAAGCTATGGAGGAGTCACGTTGCAATACAAACACGTCCAATAATATGACTGCACCTGATGTGCAGGCCCAAGGGATTCAGGTTGTGAACCAACCGGGAAGACAAAATGGTGGGGCAGTAGGCAATCTAAGCTCTGCCCAGGATGCAATGGAATCAGGGAGATCATTGTGA
- the LOC126716885 gene encoding putative lipid phosphate phosphatase 3, chloroplastic isoform X4, with product MNHKHDWLILLFLAMIEVTLMIIHPFYRFVGKDMMEDLKYPMKANTVPGWSVPMYAILLPIAIFLLVYIRRGDVYDLHHSTLGLLFSVLVTAVITDAMKDAVGRPRPDFFYRCFPDGKEFYDQLGNVICHGKASDIKEGHKSFPSGHTSAAFAGLGFLSFYLSGKIQAFDRRGHVAKLCIIFLPLLVASLIGVSRVIDYWHHWQDVFAGGLLGLVVAAFCYRQFFPNPYDDDGWGPYAYFKAMEESRCNTNTSNNMTAPDVQAQGIQVVNQPGRQNGGAVGNLSSAQDAMESGRSL from the exons ATGAATCACAAGCATGATTGGCTTATATTGCTGTTTCTTGCAATGATAGAAGTCACTCTAATGATCATTCATCCATTTTACCGCTTTGTGGGAAAGGATATGATGGAAGACCTTAAGTATCCTATGAAAGCCAACACAGTTCCTGGATGGTCCGTTCCT ATGTATGCAATTCTGTTGCCTATTGCCATCTTCCTTCTCGTCTATATTCGTAGGGGAGATGTGTATGATTTGCACCACAGCACTCTTG GTCTCTTATTTTCTGTGCTGGTTACTGCGGTGATTACGGATGCAATGAAAGATGCAGTTGGCCGGCCTCGACCAGACTTCTTTTATCGTTGCTTTCCTGATGGAAAGGAA ttttatgaTCAATTGGGAAATGTAATCTGCCATGGTAAAGCTAGTGATATAAAGGAAGGGCACAAGAGTTTCCCAAGTGGTCACACTTCAG CGGCCTTTGCAGGCTTAGGttttttgtcattttacttGTCTGGAAAAATTCAAGCATTTGATCGCAGAGGGCATGTGGCAAAACTATGTATAATTTTCCTTCCGCTACTTGTCGCGTCCCTTATTGGTGTCTCACGAGTTATTGACTACTGGCACCATTGGCAAGATGTGTTTGCTGGAGGTTTGCTAG GGCTAGTTGTGGCAGCATTTTGCTATCGACAATTCTTCCCAAACCCTTATGATGACGATG GATGGGGCCCATATGCATATTTTAAAGCTATGGAGGAGTCACGTTGCAATACAAACACGTCCAATAATATGACTGCACCTGATGTGCAGGCCCAAGGGATTCAGGTTGTGAACCAACCGGGAAGACAAAATGGTGGGGCAGTAGGCAATCTAAGCTCTGCCCAGGATGCAATGGAATCAGGGAGATCATTGTGA
- the LOC126716885 gene encoding lipid phosphate phosphatase 2-like isoform X2, with protein MAWRNIRSLFTFSNVRNSFQLSRYRKVELGAPAHTIKSHGAALAMNHKHDWLILLFLAMIEVTLMIIHPFYRFVGKDMMEDLKYPMKANTVPGWSVPMYAILLPIAIFLLVYIRRGDVYDLHHSTLGLLFSVLVTAVITDAMKDAVGRPRPDFFYRCFPDGKEFYDQLGNVICHGKASDIKEGHKSFPSGHTSAAFAGLGFLSFYLSGKIQAFDRRGHVAKLCIIFLPLLVASLIGVSRVIDYWHHWQDVFAGGLLGLVVAAFCYRQFFPNPYDDDGWGPYAYFKAMEESRCNTNTSNNMTAPDVQAQGIQVVNQPGRQNGGAVGNLSSAQDAMESGRSL; from the exons ATGGCGTGGCGAAATATAAGATCGCTCTTTACCTTCTCGAATGTTCGGAATTCCTTTCAG CTGAGCAGATATAGAAAAGTTGAGCTTGGGGCACCGGCACACACTATTAAATCTCATGGCGCTGCTCTTGCTATGAATCACAAGCATGATTGGCTTATATTGCTGTTTCTTGCAATGATAGAAGTCACTCTAATGATCATTCATCCATTTTACCGCTTTGTGGGAAAGGATATGATGGAAGACCTTAAGTATCCTATGAAAGCCAACACAGTTCCTGGATGGTCCGTTCCT ATGTATGCAATTCTGTTGCCTATTGCCATCTTCCTTCTCGTCTATATTCGTAGGGGAGATGTGTATGATTTGCACCACAGCACTCTTG GTCTCTTATTTTCTGTGCTGGTTACTGCGGTGATTACGGATGCAATGAAAGATGCAGTTGGCCGGCCTCGACCAGACTTCTTTTATCGTTGCTTTCCTGATGGAAAGGAA ttttatgaTCAATTGGGAAATGTAATCTGCCATGGTAAAGCTAGTGATATAAAGGAAGGGCACAAGAGTTTCCCAAGTGGTCACACTTCAG CGGCCTTTGCAGGCTTAGGttttttgtcattttacttGTCTGGAAAAATTCAAGCATTTGATCGCAGAGGGCATGTGGCAAAACTATGTATAATTTTCCTTCCGCTACTTGTCGCGTCCCTTATTGGTGTCTCACGAGTTATTGACTACTGGCACCATTGGCAAGATGTGTTTGCTGGAGGTTTGCTAG GGCTAGTTGTGGCAGCATTTTGCTATCGACAATTCTTCCCAAACCCTTATGATGACGATG GATGGGGCCCATATGCATATTTTAAAGCTATGGAGGAGTCACGTTGCAATACAAACACGTCCAATAATATGACTGCACCTGATGTGCAGGCCCAAGGGATTCAGGTTGTGAACCAACCGGGAAGACAAAATGGTGGGGCAGTAGGCAATCTAAGCTCTGCCCAGGATGCAATGGAATCAGGGAGATCATTGTGA